In the genome of Podospora pseudocomata strain CBS 415.72m chromosome 7, whole genome shotgun sequence, the window GTTGACAAGGATGGCACGTTTTTTAGCACGGCGGATTCGACGGATTTTGCGCGACATAAACCTGacaaggcggcggtggatAGGCTGGTGGAGGATCTGAgaaaggccgaggaggcgtcgctcaagaagaggagggagaggcaggCTAGGAATGGGGAGGATAATGGGGACGTGACGTATATTAACGAGAAGAACAAGCAGTTTAACCAGAAGCTGGCGCGGTTCTACAACAAGTACACGGCCGAGATTCGGGATAGTTTTGAGAGGGGAACTATGGTTTAGTTTGGATTGTTTTGGGGTTGTAAcatcaaagaaaaaaaacattGGACGAGCGATACGGAGTTCAACCATGACGTGGGGTATTCTATTCATCTTACAACAACTGGTCATGCAGCCAGTGTTCGCCTGCTCATGGCAAAACGATCAAAATACAGTTACTGCTACTTGACTTCACACAGCCCGCCTTTCTGGTCTCTCTCTTAAAGCATCGTCTTTCTCCACCCCTTGGTCCCCAACTCCTCAATCTCTTTTggttcaacaacccccctcacacTCTGGTCAcccagcccctccaccaccgcatcaGCCACCAAGTCCACCTTGAGAGGTTTGATTGCGGCCgcccccagcacccccctGAGCAACCCCCCCGTGAGCCCATCCACCGTGCTCGCGACCAGGCCCCCGGCAGCAATAGGCAGGCTCACAGCCCTAGAACTATCCCACATGAACGGCGCGCGGTAGAAGACCGATCTCAGTTTGGGAAACTCGCGTTGGATAATGTCCTCTGCTTCccgcttggtggtgatataTCTCGAGGGTAGGACTGGCGCTCCAGCAGCGGCGGAGATGTACCCGAAGCCTTCCACCCCTGCCTTTTCGGCCTCTTttgcgaggaggatggcgctGTCGCGGTTCATGGTTTCGTAGGTTACCTGTCTGCGTGTGTTCAGAGGACTCGGGTCGCCGGGTTTGCGGTCTAGGGggttggcgggggaggggcggccggagaggagggatttgTAGTCTgcttcgaggaggatgccgagggtGTGGACTATGTGGGTGGctgaggggaggaaggggaggtagGATTGGGGGTTGAAGATGTCGCCTTTCTGCCAGGTTACTGAGCTGGAccaggaggggggtggggaggaggagggccagTGGGGTTGGCCGGAGCGGCTATGGGAGAGCGGGTTAGATAGATAATacgggggagaagggaagggaaaggaagggaagggaagggggggagggaccTGATGGAGATGACTTCCCAGTTGCGGGCGACGGCGGAGCGACAGATGCGGGAGCCGAGGAAGCCGTTGCCGCCGAAGACGATGAGGCGTTTGGTTGCGGTTGACATGGTGGGATGTGAGAATGGAGAGGGGGTGCAAattgggtggatgggtgaaCGAGATGGGTTGATTTAGAGAAAGCACAAGAGAAATTCAGGGTGTATGTATGAGCGCTATCAATTGACGTTTCGCTCAACCGAAGAACCCAAGGCTCACCAGATCAGCAAAGCTCGCCGTCCGATTCACAAGCTTCCCAAGCTTATGATGAGATCATGCGACAAGGGACTTGCCGGCCGCCGCCCGGGAATTTTTGTCAAAGTTTAGCGGCTCCCCAGCAGGGATGGCACAGACCAACTTGGGGAGATCTGCCCCCGCAATCAAGGCTTGACCCGCAAACTGCCTGCCGCGCGCGGAGAACCTCTCTGAACACTTTTGAACATTTCCTACACAGTTGCGACGCGacatccaccctccccaacccaaccgacaacaaccccccatctccccgcGCCTACGCGCATGAAATAAAGATGGCCGACAAAAAATCCAACAAACGCATCAAAtccctctccatccaccGCCCCTTCATCTacggcaccaccgcccgcccCTTCGACCCCCTCCgcaaccccaaaccccccgGGATCCCCGACGACCACACCCACTCCTGGGAAGTCTTCGTCAAGGGCGTAGACGACACCGACATCACCTACTGGCTCCGGCGCGTGCAGTTCAAACTCCACGAATCGATCCCCAACCACGTCCGCATCGTCGACGCCGTCCCGGGAAaacccttctccctcaaagAGACGGGCTGGGGCGAGTTCGAAATCACAATAAGGCTGTATTACGTCTCGGAATCAAACGAAAAACCCCAGACTCtataccaccacctccgtctCCATCCCTACGGCAGgacagaggaggaaaaggaggagatgaaaaACGGGCCTGATGGGGGTGTGGTCAAGAGTTGGAATTACGACGAGCAGATTTTCAACGAGCCTTATGAGAGCTTCTATGAGATTTTGACGTCTGGGGCTATGCCGGCTTCTTCtatgaagggggggaaggggggggggaagcaaaagggggagaaggaggtcaagatggaaaggtcggaagggggggtgttggctaGGAGTGCGATGATTCCTCTCACGAATAGGGGGCCGGAATACCCTTTTAGTAGGGAGACGGAGCAGTGcgagattgagaagctgaAAAAGGCGCtggtcaaggtggaggagatgacgaggaggacgaaggaggagatggagaagaaggagaagaggttgaaggagcTAAAGGCAGAGGGAGCAAAGGCGTGAGATTTATGTGGTCTGAGGTATTGGGTTCTGGTTGGCAAATGGCGTCTTGTAAGAATATTGCAAAATTTGATACCCGCTCATGGGGCAAAGAAAAGGGGCGTTGGGGGAGTTTTGGCTTTGGTTGTATATCAAGGTTTTGTGTGTAATCTACCAGAGGTAGTGAATGACAGTGCCACGAGGATGAGGCACTGGAAATGCAATGTCTTGAGAGCAAgacgacacacacacctaCCTACGCTGCCGTTCTCATCTCATTTTTGCTCACTGCATTGTCAATATCTACTTCTCCCACGCTAAAATCATTCCTAATCGGCATGTCATTTTGGCTGGCTCCTTGAATGTTGTCTTGCCTGGTGgctttgctgctgtttgCCACCTTGGGCTTTGACACCATCCACAACATCAGAACAAAGTTTTGCAtcccaaaaaaaccaaatccacacacaccacatGTGATCTTGTAATATTTCTTATTATCAAAGAAGAGTCGAGAGTTGTCAAGGTAAAGGTATCCAAAGTCCCCACAACAAAATCCATAGTTCCAGCTAGATTTCAAATACCAGCATGGGGACTACTGTTTACCGCATTTCCACACGCACTTTGGTATACACATCGCCCTGGGCGTCTCACACACACCGCGACGAGATTTAatatccccccctccaccacttcAAGCCGGCCAACATAGGAaaaccacacacccacacacccacacaccccaccccaaaaaaGACATCacgaaagaaaaagaaaggaaaaaaagagggaaTATAGACTTTATCAAAAGCGTCgttggttggttgtgttTATGCGTCCggacaaaaagaaaacgaaaCAAAACCAGAAAAACCACAGGAAAGGATCTCTCACTTTCACCCgctccttctctctctcaaactCAACAAATGCTTTTCCCATCCAAATATCAAATAGTCCACACAAAAACTTTTATCATGTAGACCCCACTCAACCCAGGAAAAACTACCCAACCCATCTAAGCCAtaccacccccgccccccaaaaATGATGTATCAGCCGGAACCAAgaaacccaaccaaccaacagtAGTAATATTCCCTCTTCCGGTAAAACCaagtgtctttttttttcttttgatatcccttcaacgccatgaaaaagaaaaacggcAATCCGAAAAGCCAAGATGATGTAGCGCAATCCATTAAGACAAGTACAATGTCGCGGGCTGCCATGTCGCTATACTTTCAAAAGACAAACAACAACGCCATatgagagagaaaaaaagagtcGAATATGttcaagaagaaaagaacaacAAAGGGGAATCTTTGGTACTCGAAAAACAAAAGTGATaagaggggttgttgctgcggaTAGTCGCGCCATTACGGCCTAGGCTGGTACGCAGGAGGGGGCGTGTCATCCCTTTCCTCCCAGAACTGAGGATTGCGGTTCTTTTCGTCGTATACACGGCGGGCAATCTCTCcggccatcttcatcacccacGCTTGCTCGAGAATGACGGATGGGGAGATTTCCGATGGCGCTCTTGGCCGAGACCAGTCTGCTGGGACCTTCATATCAACAGGCGACGCCTGACGAGAAGGCTGCTtctgggtggtgttgggcgCGCTAATCTCGATCGAGGGGACGGCAGCCTCCGAGACCTTGGCAGGCTCACGATCATTACGGAATGATGGTCTGCGCGGATGAGCACCACCGAACCGCACCTTGTTAATGTTTGTAGCCGTGTCCTCCTCGGGAACCTCGAGAATGGGGTGAGACATGATGGGCTCCGAAGCGGGCGTTGTCGAGGTGGAAGCTGTCTCCGAGGACTCGCCCGCCTCGCTGCCACCTTCGCTCGAGGTCTTGGCACGCAAGTTGACCACACGAGTCTTCTTTTTCCGGCCAGCCTTGGAATGCCGTCCGGAGCCCAGAGACAAGCCAGCCGTGGCAGAATTGAGACTAACCATGGACGGTCTCGAGGGCAAATGGCCCTGATCCTGGCTCGCCGTGTCCGAAAAGGTGTAGGTATGGGCGGTCCCGTTGGTGTAAGAAGTGGTCCGGTGGAGGCTCGGGGTTGCCGGTCCGGGTGTGCTGGCTGTGTCAACCCGATCTGATGGCCCCGCCCAGGCTCTGAACATGGCTTCCTTGATCGAAGGGGTAAACAATGATGACGTTTCTTGCGTGGACGTTAACGAAGAGAGCTTGAACAAGGCCTTTTGTGAGAACAGAGACTGTGTTTCTGTTCCCGCCTCCAGAGACAATTCCGAGATGGCGGCAGGGTCCAGAAGGTGACCCTCTGCGTCAACAGCATCCAGGGGGGGTGTCGACAGCGGGTTAACAGTGTGATCTACGGTCTCCTTGGActgctcctcgtcctccttaATGATTTGGTCCGGGCACCAGATCTGAAGTGAGAGCCTGTGGATGATGGCTGGCaactcatccatcatcagatCCCGCAGCTTCTGCTCGATAGTCCGTTGAAGGTAGTCACGGACAAACGGGATCGAGTCAAAGGTCGACGAGACCTTGAGAGACTCGAGGGGGTCATTTCGAAAGACCAGCGTCAGCCCCTTCTGCTTTGAGAAAACCACAATGATGAAGGCTGAGAGCTTGATCTCAGACAGGGTGATCTGAAGCGGGATGGTGAGGCTGGACGACGCCGACAGGGGCTCCGGCGATGCGAAACCTGGCTTGCCCGACAGGTAGGTATTGAGGGGGTTTGCCTGCGCTGCTATATTAGTCTTCTGTTATGCTTCCAGTGTTCCATGTGTTCCATGAAGTCCAATCTATGTGGGGTAGCGGTGAGGAGAATGGGCGAATCCCTGCTCTCGAATTTGGGCACAATTTCTGGTCTAATGCGCCAAGCCTGCAGCTTTCACCGCACCGCCTGCGAAACAACCGAAACAGCGTCCCATCGCGAGCTCTAGAATTCCTAAAACCTGGTGTGGAGCAGTCCCTAGGTTTCGGGTCCCAAATTCGGGTCTCGGGCGTCGAGGGGCACTTGCCCTTGCTCCAGTCCAGATGCTCCAGACGCTCCAGATGCTCCAGATGCCcactctctccctccccgccccccctttCTCGGCTTTGTGAAATGCCCGGCTCCCTCACTTGCCCCCTCCATACTATCCGTAGCTAGCAAAGCACTTGCAATGCCGGTAGCTTGTGACTCCCGTCCGGGGTGGACTCGTCCGATATGTCCGTCGTAGATAACAGAAATTGCACATACTTGCACCCTCGTTTTTAGCGTCAGAAAGGCATCGCCGGAATAGCACATTTTAAAAATTCCCCTGAAACGGTCTTCGGCCAGGTCACCAATCTCCAAAATCTCCAGGTCTGGTGGCACGGAGCCAAGGTTGAATTCGGTCACGAAGATGTCATCGACGATGATGGGAGGCTTCGGAGACTTGTTCAGGGCGGTTGTGAGCAGGTCGCGCGCGCGCTCGTAAAAGCCGGCATCGGCCGTGAGCGGCGACCAGTTGAAGTTGAAGGCCATGTTGAATTGGCACCCAGTTTATAGAGGCATCGCAAGAGCTATGATGGGTGTGCGGGGCAGGTCGACCCGGAGCCAGGGCAGGGAGGCTTGCTTCGGTCGGATCGAGGTGCGCGAGGCAAAAACCGAGGGGTCGTGGACGTGGGTTGTCGTCGGGAGCAATTTTACCCAAGGTAGCGAATGAAGTTGACGACGGAGGGCAAATAGCAAGTTTTGATAGTGGGCAGCTGATAgattggagatggggattGGGTGCAAGGACCTTCGTGAACTTTTGTCGGGTGCCCgtgggaaaaaaaaaaaaaaaaagagagagcagTTGCGGCTTTGGAGAGGTTGTGCGGAGGGATGACGCTATCTGACGGGGAACGGTTGGTCTTTGTGTGCGGCAGAAACGGGACCTTTTGGAAATTTTTCGCGCTTTCCCTGCGCCGCGAGTTGGCCCATGCTTGACCCTTTGCGGGGGGTTGCCATTTTTCCCTAGCTTCACT includes:
- a CDS encoding hypothetical protein (EggNog:ENOG503NVV8; BUSCO:EOG09262ZZ8; COG:G; COG:M), which translates into the protein MSTATKRLIVFGGNGFLGSRICRSAVARNWEVISISRSGQPHWPSSSPPPSWSSSVTWQKGDIFNPQSYLPFLPSATHIVHTLGILLEADYKSLLSGRPSPANPLDRKPGDPSPLNTRRQVTYETMNRDSAILLAKEAEKAGVEGFGYISAAAGAPVLPSRYITTKREAEDIIQREFPKLRSVFYRAPFMWDSSRAVSLPIAAGGLVASTVDGLTGGLLRGVLGAAAIKPLKVDLVADAVVEGLGDQSVRGVVEPKEIEELGTKGWRKTML
- the YAF9 gene encoding NuA4 histone H4 acetyltransferase complex and the SWR1 complex subunit (EggNog:ENOG503P3G2; BUSCO:EOG09262UTQ; COG:K); amino-acid sequence: MADKKSNKRIKSLSIHRPFIYGTTARPFDPLRNPKPPGIPDDHTHSWEVFVKGVDDTDITYWLRRVQFKLHESIPNHVRIVDAVPGKPFSLKETGWGEFEITIRLYYVSESNEKPQTLYHHLRLHPYGRTEEEKEEMKNGPDGGVVKSWNYDEQIFNEPYESFYEILTSGAMPASSMKGGKGGGKQKGEKEVKMERSEGGVLARSAMIPLTNRGPEYPFSRETEQCEIEKLKKALVKVEEMTRRTKEEMEKKEKRLKELKAEGAKA
- the MDM34 gene encoding ERMES complex subunit (BUSCO:EOG09261S0S; COG:U; EggNog:ENOG503NY58); amino-acid sequence: MAFNFNWSPLTADAGFYERARDLLTTALNKSPKPPIIVDDIFVTEFNLGSVPPDLEILEIGDLAEDRFRGIFKMCYSGDAFLTLKTRVQANPLNTYLSGKPGFASPEPLSASSSLTIPLQITLSEIKLSAFIIVVFSKQKGLTLVFRNDPLESLKVSSTFDSIPFVRDYLQRTIEQKLRDLMMDELPAIIHRLSLQIWCPDQIIKEDEEQSKETVDHTVNPLSTPPLDAVDAEGHLLDPAAISELSLEAGTETQSLFSQKALFKLSSLTSTQETSSLFTPSIKEAMFRAWAGPSDRVDTASTPGPATPSLHRTTSYTNGTAHTYTFSDTASQDQGHLPSRPSMVSLNSATAGLSLGSGRHSKAGRKKKTRVVNLRAKTSSEGGSEAGESSETASTSTTPASEPIMSHPILEVPEEDTATNINKVRFGGAHPRRPSFRNDREPAKVSEAAVPSIEISAPNTTQKQPSRQASPVDMKVPADWSRPRAPSEISPSVILEQAWVMKMAGEIARRVYDEKNRNPQFWEERDDTPPPAYQPRP